In the genome of Triticum urartu cultivar G1812 chromosome 5, Tu2.1, whole genome shotgun sequence, one region contains:
- the LOC125555786 gene encoding uncharacterized protein LOC125555786 isoform X1 produces the protein MLRWRVSLPRGDRCWWRLHRGARLPACSDAAQTLPEPPQTLPEPPRDETPSSSSEASEPPIPEDPRLEEIRSELLDSPTMLEQLVLSSPESSAFVVRLLVEGDEHGHIRQSVLGGFVHRAHGIMGNRQEHAVFQALLRFSQWRHEELSHIMDAAVEPNLVSRTNDGWSDLIERYEGIKSWWISKTVGGYRNVEA, from the exons ATGCTGCGGTGGAGAGTTTCCCTTCCCCGTGGCGACAGGTGCTGGTGGCGGTTGCACCGTGGCGCTCGTCTCCCGGCCTGCTCCGACGCGGCGCAGACCTTGCCGGAGCCGCCGCAGACCTTGCCGGAGCCACCGCGGGACGAGACGCCGAGCTCGAGCTCGGAAGCGTCAGAGCCACCGATTCCTGAAGACCCGAGGCTGGAGGAGATTCGATCGGAGCTGCTTGATTCCCCGACGATGCTGGAGCAGCTGGTGTTGTCCAGCCCAGAGTCCTCCGCATTCGTGGTCCGCCTGCTTGTCGAGGGGGACGAGCACGGGCACATACGCCAGAGCGTGCTTGGCGGGTTCGTGCACCGCGCGCACGGGATCATGGGGAACAGGCAGGAGCATGCGGTGTTCCAAGCGCTGCTGCGCTTCTCCCAGTGGCGGCACGAGGAGCTCAGCCACATCATGGACGCCGCCGTGGAGCCCAACCTCGTCTCGAGGACCAACGACGG TTGGAGTGACTTAATCGAGCGCTACGAGGGCATAAAATCATGGTGGATATCTA AAACTGTTGGCGGATATCGCAACGTTGAGGCATGA
- the LOC125555786 gene encoding transcription factor bHLH68-like isoform X2 — protein sequence MLRWRVSLPRGDRCWWRLHRGARLPACSDAAQTLPEPPQTLPEPPRDETPSSSSEASEPPIPEDPRLEEIRSELLDSPTMLEQLVLSSPESSAFVVRLLVEGDEHGHIRQSVLGGFVHRAHGIMGNRQEHAVFQALLRFSQWRHEELSHIMDAAVEPNLVSRTNDGNCWRISQR from the exons ATGCTGCGGTGGAGAGTTTCCCTTCCCCGTGGCGACAGGTGCTGGTGGCGGTTGCACCGTGGCGCTCGTCTCCCGGCCTGCTCCGACGCGGCGCAGACCTTGCCGGAGCCGCCGCAGACCTTGCCGGAGCCACCGCGGGACGAGACGCCGAGCTCGAGCTCGGAAGCGTCAGAGCCACCGATTCCTGAAGACCCGAGGCTGGAGGAGATTCGATCGGAGCTGCTTGATTCCCCGACGATGCTGGAGCAGCTGGTGTTGTCCAGCCCAGAGTCCTCCGCATTCGTGGTCCGCCTGCTTGTCGAGGGGGACGAGCACGGGCACATACGCCAGAGCGTGCTTGGCGGGTTCGTGCACCGCGCGCACGGGATCATGGGGAACAGGCAGGAGCATGCGGTGTTCCAAGCGCTGCTGCGCTTCTCCCAGTGGCGGCACGAGGAGCTCAGCCACATCATGGACGCCGCCGTGGAGCCCAACCTCGTCTCGAGGACCAACGACGG AAACTGTTGGCGGATATCGCAACGTTGA